A DNA window from Cumulibacter manganitolerans contains the following coding sequences:
- a CDS encoding enoyl-CoA hydratase-related protein: protein MGQIDLEKKDGIAVITVNSPDVKNGLTPEMGQQLQDACEDIDADMSIGAAVVKGAAGTFCSGADRRRWVPGRDQADDEVYKESGAVYGGFRRVGDLKVPTIAAVRGAAVGAGMNLLLATDIRIVATDARLISGFLKIGLHPGGGYFTISHRTAGREATAAMGLFQEEVNGARAVELGLAWEALDDDRVEDRAMELAARPAKDPELSREATRSFRGETDNSALGWDAALQFERAIQMWSQRRRNSH, encoded by the coding sequence ATGGGCCAGATCGACCTGGAGAAGAAGGACGGCATCGCCGTCATCACCGTGAACTCGCCGGACGTCAAGAACGGGCTGACGCCCGAGATGGGCCAGCAGCTGCAGGACGCGTGCGAGGACATCGACGCGGACATGAGCATCGGTGCTGCCGTCGTCAAGGGCGCCGCGGGCACGTTCTGCTCGGGCGCCGACCGCCGGCGCTGGGTGCCGGGACGCGACCAGGCCGACGACGAGGTCTACAAGGAGAGCGGCGCGGTGTACGGCGGCTTCCGCCGGGTCGGCGACCTCAAGGTCCCGACCATCGCCGCTGTCCGCGGCGCAGCGGTGGGGGCGGGGATGAACCTGCTGCTGGCGACCGACATCCGCATCGTGGCCACCGACGCCCGCCTCATCTCGGGGTTCCTGAAGATCGGGCTGCATCCCGGTGGCGGCTACTTCACGATCTCGCACCGGACCGCCGGCCGCGAGGCGACGGCGGCCATGGGGCTGTTCCAGGAGGAGGTCAACGGCGCCCGCGCGGTCGAGCTGGGCCTGGCGTGGGAGGCGCTCGACGACGACCGGGTCGAGGACCGGGCCATGGAGCTCGCCGCACGACCGGCCAAGGACCCGGAGCTCTCCCGGGAAGCGACCCGGTCGTTCCGGGGCGAGACCGACAACTCGGCACTCGGCTGGGATGCAGCGCTGCAGTTCGAGCGCGCCATCCAGATGTGGTCGCAGCGCCGGCGAAACAGCCACTGA
- a CDS encoding acetate--CoA ligase family protein — MAIVGASGKGTGITTRPLHLLRQHGFAGGIYPVNPRYDRIDGLRCYPDLASIEGAVDVVLSLVPAQHTADVVRQAAAVGARVVVIFASGFAEVGDAGARMQSELTAIARETGVRVIGPNCQGLIHVPSSFFGTFTAAADREMRGTSGVAYVGQSGAIGGSVLDLSAEMGLGLTAWASTGNQADVDLVEVADALVDDDEVRVVLMYAEAITDGARFVALAEHARQAGKRLVLLRSGRSAAGKRAAASHTGAMLGDDRPLVAAAERYGVILVDDVDEMLAVGAALSGHQQMRGNRLGIVTTSGGAGILLADHAELNGVEVATLTDDTMRALTPLVPAFGAVGNPVDVTAQVLSGPSGNADFAEVCRLTAEDPNVDALAVVLTMVTGARAAGLAETLVDVARASIDKPLWVVWLASREQTLDARGVFRDAGLPIFASAGDLARTVAHVAPAPVSGAPGSPSMSVDPAVLQNRPDRLARVFRALGIERATPSLATSGAQARDLADRVGGPVAMKINAASVPHKSDIGGVLLNVSPDGAEAAFDALVAAARGHRVEDLAGIDVEPMARPGVELIVGVTAAGDGFPAVVSVGLGGTTTEVFHDIASASAPVDEHEASMLLRRLQAWPLLDAFRGGRRADVEAAARAVSAVSALGDAARDRVIEFEINPLIVHEEGHGATAADALLRLEPDADPQSH, encoded by the coding sequence GTGGCGATCGTCGGGGCATCGGGAAAGGGCACCGGGATCACGACCCGACCGCTCCACCTGCTGCGTCAGCACGGCTTCGCGGGCGGCATCTACCCGGTCAACCCGCGCTACGACCGGATCGACGGTCTCCGTTGCTACCCCGACCTGGCGTCGATCGAGGGCGCTGTGGACGTCGTCCTCTCGCTGGTGCCGGCGCAGCACACGGCGGACGTCGTCCGGCAGGCTGCCGCGGTCGGGGCGCGCGTGGTCGTGATCTTCGCGTCCGGGTTCGCCGAGGTCGGCGACGCCGGCGCCCGAATGCAGAGCGAGCTCACCGCCATCGCGCGCGAGACCGGCGTACGGGTCATCGGGCCGAACTGCCAAGGACTCATCCACGTGCCGAGCAGCTTCTTCGGCACCTTCACCGCAGCCGCGGATCGGGAGATGCGCGGCACCAGCGGTGTGGCGTACGTCGGACAGAGCGGCGCGATCGGTGGCTCGGTCCTGGACCTGTCGGCCGAGATGGGGCTCGGCCTGACCGCGTGGGCCTCCACCGGCAACCAGGCCGACGTCGACCTCGTGGAGGTGGCGGACGCCCTCGTCGACGACGACGAGGTCCGCGTGGTGCTGATGTACGCCGAGGCCATCACCGACGGCGCCCGGTTCGTCGCCCTCGCCGAGCACGCCCGGCAGGCGGGGAAGCGTCTCGTGCTGCTGCGCTCCGGCCGCTCGGCCGCCGGCAAGCGGGCCGCGGCGTCCCACACCGGAGCGATGCTGGGCGACGACCGTCCGCTGGTCGCCGCCGCCGAGAGGTACGGCGTCATCCTGGTCGACGACGTCGACGAGATGCTCGCCGTCGGTGCCGCGCTCTCCGGTCACCAGCAGATGCGCGGCAACCGACTGGGCATCGTCACGACGTCCGGTGGAGCCGGAATCCTGCTGGCCGACCACGCCGAGCTCAACGGCGTCGAGGTGGCCACCCTGACCGACGACACCATGCGCGCGCTGACCCCGCTGGTCCCCGCCTTCGGCGCGGTCGGGAACCCGGTCGACGTGACCGCGCAGGTGCTCAGCGGCCCCAGCGGCAATGCGGACTTCGCCGAGGTCTGCCGGCTGACCGCGGAGGACCCGAACGTCGACGCTCTCGCCGTCGTGCTGACGATGGTCACCGGGGCGCGCGCCGCGGGCCTGGCCGAGACGCTCGTCGACGTGGCGCGGGCCAGCATCGACAAGCCGCTGTGGGTCGTCTGGCTGGCCAGCCGGGAGCAGACTCTCGACGCCCGCGGCGTCTTCCGGGACGCCGGTCTACCGATCTTCGCCTCCGCCGGCGATCTGGCGCGGACCGTCGCGCACGTCGCGCCCGCGCCGGTCTCCGGTGCACCCGGGTCCCCGTCGATGTCAGTCGATCCGGCGGTGCTGCAGAACCGTCCCGACCGCCTGGCGCGCGTCTTCCGTGCTCTCGGCATCGAACGCGCCACCCCGTCCCTCGCGACGTCGGGCGCCCAGGCCCGCGACCTCGCCGACCGTGTGGGCGGCCCGGTGGCGATGAAGATCAACGCGGCCAGCGTCCCGCACAAGTCCGACATCGGCGGTGTGCTGCTGAACGTCTCGCCCGACGGTGCCGAGGCGGCATTCGACGCGCTGGTCGCCGCGGCGCGCGGGCACCGGGTCGAGGACCTCGCGGGCATCGACGTCGAGCCGATGGCCCGTCCCGGGGTGGAGCTGATCGTCGGCGTGACGGCTGCCGGCGACGGGTTCCCGGCCGTCGTGAGCGTCGGGCTCGGCGGAACCACGACCGAGGTGTTCCACGACATCGCGTCGGCGTCCGCGCCGGTCGACGAGCACGAGGCGTCGATGCTTCTGCGCCGGCTCCAGGCGTGGCCGTTGCTCGACGCGTTCCGGGGTGGCCGTCGGGCGGACGTCGAGGCGGCGGCTCGGGCCGTGAGCGCGGTCAGCGCACTGGGCGACGCGGCGCGCGACCGGGTGATCGAGTTCGAGATCAACCCGTTGATCGTGCACGAGGAAGGCCACGGCGCGACTGCCGCCGACGCGCTGCTCCGCCTCGAGCCGGACGCCGACCCGCAGAGCCACTAG
- a CDS encoding TetR/AcrR family transcriptional regulator codes for MTEESAEVAREKLEAMTPKARRTRERLIVAARVVFERDGFLNARVVDIAGEAKVAHGTFYTYFDSKTDIFRAVVTEFSPGIYRPDTADRSLTRIQRIERGNEQFYRVYLQNLRLMALMEQAATFDEQLHAMRIQLRHRAERQILGLVKRQQQNGTLGSHLDPDMVASALVAMTTHSFYTWHVTESRDYDFDRANKTLTYLWANALGLRAEPADEEFYQSLGGAAVALPAKAASRKASARKTAAKVATSDKSPVKKSAAAPRR; via the coding sequence ATGACCGAGGAATCTGCCGAGGTGGCCAGGGAAAAGCTCGAGGCGATGACGCCGAAGGCGCGGCGCACGAGAGAACGTCTCATCGTCGCGGCGCGGGTCGTGTTCGAGCGCGATGGCTTCCTCAATGCCCGGGTGGTCGACATCGCCGGCGAGGCGAAGGTGGCGCACGGGACCTTCTACACGTACTTCGACTCGAAGACCGACATCTTTCGCGCGGTGGTCACCGAGTTCTCGCCCGGGATCTACCGGCCGGATACCGCGGACCGGTCACTGACCAGGATCCAGCGCATCGAGCGGGGGAACGAGCAGTTCTACCGGGTCTACCTGCAGAACCTGCGGCTGATGGCGCTGATGGAGCAGGCCGCGACATTCGACGAGCAGCTGCACGCGATGCGCATCCAGCTGCGTCATCGTGCCGAGCGTCAGATCCTCGGGCTGGTCAAGCGGCAGCAGCAGAACGGCACGCTCGGCAGCCACCTCGATCCGGACATGGTGGCCAGTGCGCTCGTCGCCATGACGACGCATTCCTTCTATACCTGGCATGTGACCGAGAGCCGCGACTACGACTTCGACCGGGCCAACAAGACACTCACCTATCTCTGGGCGAATGCGCTCGGCCTGCGCGCAGAGCCCGCGGACGAGGAGTTCTACCAGTCCCTGGGCGGCGCAGCCGTCGCGCTGCCTGCGAAGGCCGCCTCCCGCAAGGCGTCCGCGCGGAAGACGGCCGCGAAGGTGGCAACGAGCGACAAGTCGCCGGTCAAGAAGTCGGCTGCGGCACCTCGGCGGTGA
- a CDS encoding LLM class flavin-dependent oxidoreductase produces MRIAVTYGSSTDFPAVIDDVVAYEEAGIDAVWLGESYGYDAISSLGALAYATSRIQIGSGIIPVHTRSAPLIAQTAAGLDALSGGRFALGIGTSGPAVVEGWHGRAYAAPVRTVAETIQVCRAAWARERVANDFLGVPAGDRRPLKMMARPPRADIPIFVAGLGPRSVRSLAAHADGWLTVMFWPERAQSVWGEQLAEGSARRSADLAPLQITAPVYVAIDPDDDSHELAMRQNAAHYVSVMGPPRDNFYYDLMCRYGLQAEADAVTEAYLAKDVERAARLVPDEFVAATSLIGSAEHVRERVEAFAAAGVTMLNTTLAGESRQERIEQLRRLRAITAEVPQPTS; encoded by the coding sequence ATGAGGATCGCAGTGACCTACGGGTCCAGCACCGACTTCCCCGCCGTCATCGACGACGTCGTGGCCTACGAAGAGGCCGGGATCGACGCCGTCTGGCTCGGCGAGTCGTACGGGTACGACGCGATCAGCAGCCTCGGCGCGCTGGCGTACGCGACGTCGCGCATCCAGATCGGCAGCGGCATCATCCCGGTGCATACTCGCTCGGCGCCGCTCATCGCGCAGACCGCCGCCGGGCTCGATGCGCTCAGCGGTGGCCGCTTCGCGCTCGGGATCGGCACGTCCGGGCCGGCGGTCGTCGAGGGGTGGCACGGCCGGGCGTACGCCGCGCCGGTCCGCACGGTCGCCGAGACCATCCAGGTATGCCGCGCGGCGTGGGCTCGGGAGCGCGTCGCGAACGACTTCCTCGGCGTCCCCGCCGGCGACCGGCGTCCGCTGAAGATGATGGCGCGCCCGCCGCGCGCGGACATCCCGATCTTCGTCGCCGGCCTGGGGCCGCGCTCCGTGCGCAGCCTCGCCGCGCACGCCGACGGCTGGCTGACGGTGATGTTCTGGCCCGAGCGCGCGCAGTCGGTGTGGGGCGAGCAGCTGGCCGAGGGCTCCGCGCGCCGCTCGGCCGACCTCGCGCCGCTGCAGATCACCGCGCCGGTGTACGTCGCGATCGACCCGGACGACGACAGCCATGAGCTCGCGATGCGTCAGAACGCGGCGCACTACGTCTCGGTCATGGGACCGCCGCGCGACAACTTCTACTACGACCTGATGTGCCGGTACGGACTGCAGGCCGAGGCCGATGCGGTCACCGAGGCCTACCTCGCCAAGGACGTCGAGCGCGCGGCGCGGCTGGTCCCGGACGAGTTCGTCGCCGCCACCTCGCTCATCGGCAGCGCCGAGCACGTGCGGGAGCGGGTCGAGGCCTTCGCCGCAGCCGGCGTCACGATGCTGAACACCACCCTGGCCGGCGAGAGCCGGCAGGAGCGGATCGAGCAGCTCCGTCGCCTCCGGGCGATCACCGCCGAGGTGCCGCAGCCGACTTCTTGA
- a CDS encoding DUF4259 domain-containing protein — MGAWGTGPFENDDALDLIGEINDSDPDAVAELLSEILSVPDPKDDLDEVDGTEAYAAAALLAAKLERLEISSPDVLDAVSKIPTDVVGALLPGARTMLTRILGENSEFAELWIESGRLEKIRGEIGKIQRALR, encoded by the coding sequence ATGGGTGCATGGGGCACGGGCCCGTTCGAGAACGACGACGCCCTTGACCTAATCGGCGAGATCAACGACTCAGACCCAGATGCGGTAGCCGAGCTGCTGTCCGAAATCCTCAGCGTCCCCGACCCGAAGGACGACCTCGACGAGGTCGACGGCACTGAGGCGTACGCCGCGGCGGCGCTGCTCGCGGCGAAGCTGGAGCGGCTGGAGATCTCCTCGCCCGACGTCCTCGATGCCGTCTCGAAGATCCCGACGGACGTCGTGGGGGCGCTGCTTCCCGGCGCCCGCACCATGCTGACCCGGATCCTCGGCGAGAACAGCGAGTTCGCCGAGCTGTGGATCGAGTCCGGACGCCTGGAGAAGATTCGCGGCGAGATCGGCAAGATCCAGCGCGCCCTGCGCTAG
- a CDS encoding single-stranded DNA-binding protein: protein MSMHTQTSASGFIASDPQLSHTSKGDARFYARFGQEHYRREADGSYTQLETTYHNMVMFGRSAQHAHERFAKGDKFIAEGYTRTPEYERDGEMVAGEEEFIAKRIGHDAARTRYEVDRTPRRNAAERQAVERQAPAFEPPERQQARSAPAMGM, encoded by the coding sequence ATGTCCATGCACACTCAGACCTCGGCATCGGGGTTCATCGCCTCCGACCCGCAGCTGAGCCACACCTCCAAGGGTGATGCTCGGTTTTACGCCCGGTTCGGGCAGGAGCACTACCGTCGCGAGGCCGATGGGTCGTACACCCAGCTGGAGACGACCTACCACAACATGGTGATGTTCGGCCGGTCGGCGCAGCACGCGCACGAGCGGTTTGCCAAGGGCGACAAGTTCATCGCCGAGGGCTACACCCGCACTCCCGAGTACGAGCGCGACGGGGAGATGGTCGCCGGGGAAGAAGAGTTCATCGCCAAGCGGATCGGCCACGACGCGGCACGCACCCGCTACGAGGTCGACCGCACCCCGCGCCGTAACGCCGCAGAACGTCAGGCCGTCGAGCGTCAAGCGCCTGCCTTCGAGCCGCCCGAACGTCAGCAGGCCCGTTCCGCGCCGGCCATGGGCATGTGA
- a CDS encoding TraM recognition domain-containing protein has product MNMASQGRQTGSFGDELTNAAMIGLVALFGLALILRAAGSIAAFLTGTDQPAAGPAAGVGVLFRPGDPAAALDADGLHPFAYWTVAVVLLAALAAAGGWVWVRLRRHARKVETDPHTTAGIATSHEITTTASARALLKRAANLRPSLDSPTPADVGYRLGTSKGKEVWASVEDSILLIGPPRSGKGLHVVIPAILDAPGAVITTSTRPDNLTATLRARKRIGPVAVFDPQHLAEGVPAGMRWSPIRGCADPLTAMIRATGLASATGLSAGGVESGGFWEGKTRTALQALLHAAALDHRSPEELFRWTLDPSAAAEAVAILTNHPDAATGWADSLESMIDADPRTRDSIWQGVSLALGALADPRVLDAVSPGPGKDFDPERFIRDKGTLFLLATGAGAGASAALVAALVEDLVETARRIAARSPGARLDPPVLLALDEIANLAPLPSLPVLMAEGGGTGITCVPVLQSLAQARDKWNENQANAIWDASIVKIILGGASNSKDLQDLSSLIGERDEYTDSVTLGDHGTRQNQRSVRRVSIFPPDRLRTLPFGTAVTLLRAAPPIVTDLTPWPARPDAAQLKTNRGEIEELLRRPNHSA; this is encoded by the coding sequence ATGAACATGGCGTCGCAGGGACGGCAGACCGGCAGCTTCGGCGACGAGCTGACCAACGCAGCCATGATCGGACTGGTCGCCCTGTTCGGCCTCGCGCTCATCCTGCGCGCCGCCGGCAGCATTGCCGCGTTCCTCACCGGCACCGACCAGCCGGCGGCAGGGCCGGCGGCGGGGGTCGGTGTGCTGTTCCGGCCCGGCGACCCCGCCGCCGCGCTCGACGCGGACGGGCTGCATCCGTTCGCCTACTGGACGGTCGCCGTCGTTCTGCTCGCCGCTCTCGCCGCCGCGGGCGGCTGGGTGTGGGTGCGGCTGCGCCGTCACGCCCGCAAGGTCGAGACCGACCCGCACACCACCGCCGGGATCGCCACCTCGCATGAGATCACCACCACCGCGTCAGCGCGGGCGCTGCTCAAACGCGCCGCGAACCTGCGCCCCTCCCTGGACAGCCCGACACCGGCGGACGTGGGGTACCGGCTCGGCACCAGCAAAGGCAAAGAGGTATGGGCATCAGTCGAAGACTCGATCCTGCTGATCGGGCCGCCCCGCTCCGGCAAAGGCCTGCACGTGGTGATCCCGGCGATCCTCGACGCGCCCGGCGCGGTGATCACCACCAGCACCCGACCCGACAACCTCACCGCGACCCTGCGCGCCCGCAAACGGATCGGCCCGGTGGCCGTGTTCGATCCTCAGCACTTGGCCGAGGGCGTGCCGGCAGGGATGCGCTGGTCACCCATCCGCGGCTGCGCCGACCCGCTCACGGCGATGATCCGCGCCACCGGCCTCGCCTCCGCCACCGGTTTGTCAGCGGGCGGGGTGGAGTCCGGCGGGTTCTGGGAAGGGAAGACCCGCACCGCCCTCCAAGCCCTGCTGCACGCCGCCGCCCTCGACCACCGAAGCCCGGAAGAGCTGTTCCGGTGGACTCTCGACCCCTCGGCGGCGGCCGAAGCGGTCGCGATCCTCACCAACCACCCCGACGCGGCGACCGGATGGGCGGACTCGCTGGAATCCATGATCGACGCCGACCCCCGCACACGGGACTCGATCTGGCAGGGCGTGTCCCTCGCCCTGGGCGCACTAGCCGACCCGCGGGTGCTCGATGCCGTCAGCCCCGGCCCCGGCAAGGACTTCGACCCCGAACGGTTCATCCGCGACAAAGGCACCCTCTTCCTCCTCGCCACCGGCGCCGGTGCCGGCGCATCCGCCGCACTGGTCGCCGCCCTGGTCGAAGACCTCGTGGAGACCGCCCGCCGGATCGCGGCCCGCTCACCGGGAGCCCGGCTCGACCCGCCCGTGCTGCTCGCGTTGGACGAGATAGCCAACCTCGCACCGCTGCCGTCCCTGCCGGTGCTGATGGCCGAAGGCGGCGGCACCGGCATCACCTGCGTGCCCGTCTTGCAATCCCTCGCCCAAGCCCGCGACAAGTGGAACGAGAACCAGGCGAACGCGATCTGGGACGCCTCGATCGTGAAGATCATCCTCGGCGGCGCCTCCAACAGCAAAGACCTCCAAGACCTCTCCTCGCTGATCGGCGAGCGCGACGAGTACACCGACAGCGTGACCCTCGGCGATCACGGCACCCGGCAGAACCAACGCTCCGTGCGGCGGGTGTCGATCTTCCCGCCCGACCGACTACGGACCCTGCCCTTTGGCACCGCCGTCACCCTGCTGCGCGCCGCACCACCCATCGTCACCGACCTGACCCCGTGGCCAGCCCGGCCCGACGCCGCCCAGCTGAAAACGAACCGCGGCGAGATCGAGGAACTGCTGCGCCGCCCCAACCACTCGGCGTAA
- a CDS encoding ATP-binding protein, with amino-acid sequence MSEKERLHTAVLVAPAEERRRLRKQRRQAAAQLQAEQRRQKMAAAKAKADAERAERKATQYLPAAGEAGPVALRTPGRFRLPRHQDTSATLAAQYPFLAEGGLGSEGVFVGQNLYSGASFVYDPWVLYQAGIITAPNVVLAGIVGSGKSSLAKSLYTRSLPFGRRVYVPGDPKGEHTAIARAVGGRAIQLGHGLPTRLNPLDEGYRPTGLSDAQWATTVASRRRDLIGALTETVLTRPMTPLEHTAIDTALTATVRENEVPILPMIVDHLLTPSDDPDGRLAEDGRMVGHALRRLVAGDLSGLFDGPSTEQFDPTLPMVSLDLSRVTENATLISVLMTCSSAWMESALLDPNGGQRWVIYDEAWRLMSEPALLKRMDAHWRLARAYGISNMLIFHKLTDLENVGDQGSAMRSLANSLLANAESRIIYRQESDQLGTTAKTLGLTGTERSLLPTLGTGQGLWRIKDRSFVVQHQLHPDEYDLFDTTARMS; translated from the coding sequence GTGAGCGAGAAGGAGCGCCTGCACACCGCCGTTCTGGTCGCCCCTGCCGAGGAACGGAGGCGTCTGCGCAAACAGCGCCGCCAGGCCGCCGCACAGTTGCAGGCCGAGCAGCGCCGGCAGAAGATGGCCGCCGCGAAAGCCAAGGCCGACGCCGAGCGCGCCGAACGCAAGGCCACGCAGTATCTGCCGGCTGCCGGAGAGGCGGGGCCGGTGGCGTTGCGGACCCCGGGCCGGTTCCGGCTGCCTCGCCACCAGGACACCTCCGCGACGCTGGCGGCGCAGTATCCGTTCCTGGCCGAGGGAGGACTGGGCAGCGAAGGCGTCTTCGTCGGCCAGAACCTCTACTCCGGCGCCAGCTTCGTGTATGACCCGTGGGTGCTCTACCAGGCTGGGATCATCACCGCCCCGAACGTGGTGCTCGCCGGGATCGTGGGGTCGGGGAAGTCCTCGCTGGCCAAGAGCCTCTACACCCGGTCGCTGCCGTTCGGGCGGCGGGTGTACGTGCCGGGCGACCCGAAAGGCGAGCACACCGCCATCGCCCGCGCGGTCGGGGGCCGGGCGATCCAGCTCGGCCACGGCCTGCCCACCCGCCTCAACCCGCTCGATGAGGGCTACCGGCCGACCGGGCTCAGTGATGCGCAGTGGGCGACGACGGTCGCCTCCCGCCGTCGTGACCTGATCGGCGCGCTGACCGAGACAGTGCTGACCCGGCCGATGACCCCGCTGGAGCACACCGCGATCGACACCGCCCTGACCGCGACGGTTCGTGAGAACGAGGTGCCGATCCTGCCGATGATCGTCGACCACCTCCTCACCCCGTCGGACGACCCCGACGGGCGGCTGGCGGAGGACGGCCGGATGGTCGGGCACGCGCTGCGGCGTCTGGTCGCCGGCGACCTGTCCGGCCTGTTCGACGGCCCCAGCACCGAGCAGTTCGATCCGACGTTGCCGATGGTGTCGCTGGACCTGTCGCGGGTGACGGAGAATGCCACGCTCATCTCGGTGCTGATGACCTGCTCCAGCGCGTGGATGGAATCGGCGCTGCTGGACCCGAACGGCGGTCAGCGGTGGGTGATCTATGACGAGGCCTGGCGGCTGATGAGCGAGCCCGCGCTGCTGAAGCGCATGGACGCGCACTGGCGGCTGGCCCGCGCCTACGGGATCAGCAACATGCTCATCTTCCACAAGCTCACCGACTTGGAGAACGTCGGCGACCAGGGATCGGCGATGCGGTCGCTGGCCAACTCTTTGTTGGCGAACGCCGAGTCGCGGATCATCTACCGGCAAGAATCCGACCAGCTCGGCACCACCGCGAAGACCCTCGGCCTGACCGGCACCGAACGCTCCCTCCTGCCGACCCTCGGCACCGGGCAAGGACTGTGGCGGATCAAGGACCGCTCCTTCGTCGTGCAGCACCAGCTCCATCCCGACGAGTACGACCTGTTCGACACGACCGCCCGCATGAGCTGA
- a CDS encoding SCO6880 family protein encodes MATKHSTEDTSAQAGSGAELVPVKFSRLTRRGVLLGLSASQLVTLGIGVLTLVGAFYAGGGILIAATAPVWVLSVVLTWMPVAGRPVVEWIPAAGWWLWRSTGGQLAYRRRIVAPRPAGTLALPGDQARLREHVDPETGAGMIHDPHQHTLTVVCEVRHPAFVLLDPAEQHRRVTAWGRVLATVCRSGRIATLQVLERTLPDSGTGLAEWWAAHGTRDGSWAATTYQELIERAGPAGERHATTLSLSLDMQAAARQIRTAGGGLRGAAAVLRQEMSTLTAALRSADLTPAGWLTPGQVAVILRSAYDPAVAATLERHGELGQSLATAGPVAVTETWTRLHTDSAYHAVLWISEWPRSMVYPGFLAPIVLSSGIGRALSLIYTPMRTDQATRDIRKKKVEHISDAAQRRKIGQIEDAAQTAEYEDVLQQEADLTAGHGVLRVTGLIAVSAPTVEELDAAVSAIEQAAIQASCETRRLVGQQAAAFTAAALPLARQV; translated from the coding sequence ATGGCCACGAAACACAGCACGGAGGACACCAGCGCCCAGGCCGGGTCGGGGGCGGAGCTGGTGCCGGTGAAGTTCAGCCGCCTCACCCGCCGGGGCGTGCTGCTGGGCCTGTCCGCGTCGCAGCTGGTGACCCTCGGGATCGGAGTGCTGACGCTGGTGGGCGCGTTCTACGCCGGCGGCGGCATCCTCATCGCCGCTACCGCCCCGGTGTGGGTGCTGTCGGTCGTGCTGACCTGGATGCCGGTCGCCGGCCGCCCGGTCGTGGAATGGATACCCGCGGCCGGCTGGTGGCTGTGGCGCAGCACCGGCGGGCAGCTCGCCTACCGGCGCCGGATCGTCGCCCCGCGACCGGCGGGCACGCTCGCCCTGCCCGGCGACCAGGCGCGGTTGCGCGAGCACGTCGACCCGGAGACCGGGGCCGGGATGATTCACGACCCGCACCAGCACACCCTCACCGTCGTCTGCGAAGTGCGGCATCCCGCGTTCGTGCTGCTCGACCCGGCCGAACAGCACCGCCGCGTCACCGCCTGGGGCAGGGTGCTGGCGACCGTGTGCCGGTCCGGGCGGATCGCGACCTTGCAGGTGCTGGAGCGCACGCTGCCGGATTCGGGCACCGGGCTGGCGGAATGGTGGGCAGCGCACGGCACCCGCGACGGCTCCTGGGCCGCGACGACCTACCAAGAGCTGATCGAGCGGGCCGGTCCCGCCGGGGAACGCCACGCCACCACCCTGTCCCTGTCGCTGGACATGCAGGCCGCCGCCCGGCAGATCAGGACCGCCGGCGGCGGACTACGCGGGGCCGCCGCCGTGCTCCGCCAAGAGATGTCCACCCTCACCGCGGCGCTGCGCTCGGCCGACCTGACCCCGGCCGGGTGGCTCACCCCCGGCCAGGTCGCGGTAATCCTGCGTTCTGCCTACGACCCTGCCGTGGCCGCGACGCTGGAGCGGCACGGGGAGCTGGGCCAGTCCCTCGCCACGGCGGGGCCGGTCGCGGTCACCGAGACCTGGACCAGGCTGCACACCGACTCGGCGTACCACGCGGTGCTGTGGATCAGCGAGTGGCCGCGGTCGATGGTGTATCCGGGGTTCCTCGCCCCGATCGTGCTCTCCTCCGGGATCGGGCGGGCACTGTCGCTGATCTACACGCCGATGCGCACCGACCAGGCCACCCGCGACATCCGCAAGAAGAAGGTCGAACACATCTCGGACGCCGCCCAACGCCGCAAGATCGGGCAGATCGAGGACGCTGCGCAGACGGCCGAATACGAGGACGTGCTCCAGCAGGAGGCCGATCTGACCGCCGGGCACGGGGTGCTGCGCGTCACCGGCCTGATCGCGGTCTCCGCGCCCACGGTCGAGGAACTGGATGCGGCGGTCTCGGCGATCGAGCAAGCCGCCATCCAAGCCTCCTGCGAAACCCGCCGCCTGGTCGGCCAGCAGGCCGCCGCGTTCACCGCCGCCGCTCTGCCGCTGGCCCGCCAGGTGTGA